In a single window of the Anaerocolumna cellulosilytica genome:
- a CDS encoding anthranilate synthase component II, which yields MIVLIDNYDSFSYNLVQLVGSICKEKAEKNLTTAEPIKVVRNDELSVEDIKALNPSHIILSPGPGRPSEAGVCEAVIAALAGKIPILGVCLGHQGICEVFGCVITYASTLMHGKQSLIQLDTTSSIFRGLPEKVLVGRYHSLAAKPDSMPEELSVIARAADGDIMAVKHKEYPIYGLQFHPESVLTPDGKVMMENFLQMNSI from the coding sequence ATGATAGTACTAATTGATAATTATGACAGTTTTTCATACAATCTGGTACAGCTAGTCGGTAGTATCTGTAAAGAGAAGGCAGAAAAAAACCTTACAACTGCCGAACCCATTAAAGTTGTGCGCAATGATGAATTAAGTGTGGAAGATATAAAAGCCTTGAACCCTTCCCATATTATATTATCACCGGGACCAGGGCGTCCCTCCGAAGCAGGTGTATGCGAAGCAGTTATAGCAGCATTAGCAGGCAAAATACCTATACTTGGAGTTTGTCTTGGACATCAGGGCATCTGTGAAGTCTTCGGTTGCGTAATTACTTATGCCTCTACCTTAATGCACGGCAAACAAAGTCTCATACAACTTGATACTACTAGTAGTATATTTAGAGGATTACCAGAAAAAGTTTTAGTAGGAAGGTATCATTCTCTTGCTGCAAAACCAGATAGTATGCCAGAAGAACTATCTGTAATCGCCAGGGCAGCAGATGGTGACATAATGGCTGTTAAACATAAAGAATATCCTATATATGGCTTACAGTTTCATCCAGAATCCGTTTTAACCCCTGACGGTAAGGTTATGATGGAAAATTTCTTGCAAATGAATTCAATATAG
- a CDS encoding FAD-dependent oxidoreductase produces MMKRVFVVLLSFVLAFGLAGCADKKKEKPVNNSAEQSTGKEVTTAFKAGTYTGQADGRNGLIKVEVIVNDMSIESIKVLESSETEGIGDTAIENLTQDILTKQSIGLDAVSGATVTSEAFLNAVEDALKQAGGDLKALKAAITKENEGKTVELTADVVVIGAGGTGVAAAVTSAEHGAKVIVLEKTAIPGGTTANGGGFFAADSAKARALGQKAVDTDYIFKEWMAEMDWLADASLVKQFLSLSHTTADWLEEHGVIFHKTEEAVQQSHQEGTNGYHKYDDYTKTSSQLGAMLDKIVKDYSAEVYYETPAKSVITEGNKVIGVTAVAKDGSTLKITAKSVIIASGGFVGDSEMIKDALNGVSVNAAGYNSNVGDGIKMAWDIGAASRGLSAMVAHTFAVEGNGKVEGDYEFMELYQATSSVAYMPIIPWINGSGVRFANEDIVYDRALSSNSVIAQGNFAYFVYNDKLLKTLETKGARAAGMRDKIAMGPMPEITPMDSGWSNLTEIVDKMVKAGYVVKADSLDDLAKKLNIDKETLKETMDKYNADAMKGIDSLYGKDGKHMYPLTEGPYYAFKVTVNNLCTVGGIRINSDFQVVQDDPENGYTPIANLYAAGADAGGIYSDHYAHTIEGAAQGWAYNSGRLAGANATENALDVKIDLFTE; encoded by the coding sequence ATGATGAAAAGAGTTTTTGTAGTTTTGTTGTCCTTTGTTTTGGCATTTGGTTTAGCCGGATGCGCAGACAAAAAGAAAGAAAAACCAGTTAATAATTCTGCGGAACAGAGTACCGGTAAGGAAGTTACTACTGCCTTTAAAGCTGGGACTTATACGGGGCAGGCTGATGGACGAAATGGTCTAATCAAGGTGGAAGTAATTGTTAATGACATGAGTATCGAAAGCATTAAAGTATTGGAATCTTCTGAGACAGAAGGCATTGGAGATACTGCCATTGAAAACCTGACTCAGGATATCCTGACCAAACAGTCCATCGGTCTCGATGCAGTAAGCGGCGCCACGGTAACTTCCGAGGCTTTCTTAAATGCAGTTGAAGATGCACTTAAACAGGCAGGCGGCGACCTTAAAGCTCTAAAAGCTGCTATTACTAAAGAAAATGAGGGTAAAACAGTAGAACTGACTGCTGATGTGGTGGTTATCGGTGCCGGTGGTACAGGTGTTGCAGCTGCTGTAACGTCTGCCGAACATGGTGCGAAGGTTATCGTGTTGGAAAAGACTGCAATTCCTGGCGGAACAACTGCAAATGGCGGTGGCTTTTTCGCTGCAGACAGTGCAAAAGCCAGAGCTTTAGGTCAGAAAGCAGTTGATACAGATTACATATTTAAGGAATGGATGGCAGAAATGGACTGGCTTGCCGATGCAAGTCTGGTAAAACAATTCTTGTCTTTATCCCATACTACAGCTGATTGGCTAGAAGAACATGGTGTCATCTTTCACAAAACAGAAGAAGCGGTGCAGCAGAGCCATCAAGAGGGAACAAACGGATATCATAAATACGACGACTATACTAAAACATCTTCACAATTAGGTGCTATGCTTGATAAGATAGTAAAGGATTACAGTGCAGAAGTTTATTATGAAACTCCTGCTAAGAGCGTAATAACCGAGGGTAATAAAGTTATTGGAGTCACAGCTGTTGCAAAAGATGGTTCTACTCTTAAGATTACTGCTAAATCAGTTATTATTGCCTCTGGTGGTTTTGTCGGAGATTCTGAAATGATTAAAGACGCTTTAAATGGTGTCTCTGTTAATGCGGCAGGCTATAATTCTAATGTTGGTGACGGTATTAAAATGGCGTGGGATATTGGAGCAGCGTCCAGAGGTCTATCTGCTATGGTAGCCCATACCTTTGCAGTAGAAGGAAATGGTAAAGTAGAAGGTGATTATGAATTTATGGAATTATACCAAGCCACTAGTTCGGTTGCCTATATGCCCATTATACCTTGGATAAACGGCAGCGGCGTCCGGTTTGCCAATGAAGATATTGTATATGACAGAGCTTTATCCAGTAACTCCGTCATTGCACAGGGAAATTTTGCATACTTCGTATACAATGATAAATTATTAAAGACCTTGGAAACAAAAGGAGCAAGAGCAGCAGGAATGCGTGACAAAATTGCCATGGGTCCAATGCCTGAAATTACTCCTATGGACAGTGGTTGGAGTAATTTAACAGAAATTGTTGACAAAATGGTAAAAGCAGGATATGTGGTGAAAGCGGATAGTCTTGATGATTTGGCTAAAAAATTAAACATAGATAAAGAAACCTTGAAAGAGACTATGGACAAATATAATGCAGATGCAATGAAAGGTATTGACAGTCTGTATGGTAAGGATGGCAAGCATATGTATCCCTTGACCGAAGGACCTTATTATGCTTTTAAAGTAACCGTAAATAATCTTTGTACTGTAGGCGGTATTCGGATTAATTCCGACTTCCAAGTCGTACAAGACGATCCAGAAAACGGTTATACCCCTATAGCAAATCTTTATGCCGCAGGTGCAGATGCCGGTGGAATATACTCAGACCATTACGCCCATACCATTGAGGGTGCTGCACAAGGTTGGGCTTATAATTCAGGAAGACTTGCCGGAGCGAACGCAACGGAAAATGCACTGGACGTTAAGATTGATCTATTCACAGAATAG
- a CDS encoding MerR family transcriptional regulator — MKYKISEVKRILNISEDTLRYFDNKKIIKTIRDKNNNYRYFKSEDINKIFAYKMYRSLLFTMSDADLLISGKPIDMLEEKLSDQLEVIHKEQEYLMRAKEHIKQLNIKINKWRKLKGGFEITESPNCYYHQNQTAACFISEEEVFESTHQCLNHLPDIWPCFNYDNTQGQSSPEFSFGYGFYTNQPAPIKGLLHLPPAKCLYTMFILESNLSEYLPELLRKAEAYCLEHGYKLKGTMHGSILHEMKEADRTKRLFDVYIPFI, encoded by the coding sequence ATGAAATATAAAATTAGTGAAGTCAAGCGTATTTTAAATATCAGTGAGGATACCTTACGATATTTTGATAACAAAAAAATTATTAAAACGATACGGGATAAAAATAACAACTATCGATATTTTAAATCAGAAGATATTAATAAAATCTTCGCTTATAAAATGTACCGTTCTTTATTATTTACCATGAGTGATGCAGACCTACTGATATCCGGCAAACCCATTGACATGCTTGAAGAAAAGTTGTCAGACCAACTTGAGGTAATTCATAAGGAACAGGAATATTTAATGCGGGCTAAGGAACACATTAAGCAGTTAAACATAAAAATAAACAAATGGAGGAAACTTAAAGGCGGTTTTGAAATAACAGAATCACCCAATTGCTACTACCACCAAAACCAGACAGCTGCCTGCTTTATAAGTGAGGAGGAGGTGTTTGAAAGTACCCATCAATGCCTTAATCACCTACCGGATATATGGCCTTGTTTTAACTACGATAACACACAAGGACAATCCAGTCCAGAGTTTAGCTTTGGATATGGTTTTTACACGAATCAGCCTGCACCTATAAAAGGTCTGCTTCATCTACCTCCTGCAAAATGCCTTTATACCATGTTTATTCTGGAAAGTAATTTATCTGAGTACCTTCCAGAGCTTTTACGGAAAGCAGAGGCATATTGCTTGGAGCATGGTTACAAGTTAAAAGGAACCATGCATGGCAGTATTCTGCATGAGATGAAGGAAGCAGACCGGACTAAAAGATTATTTGACGTATATATTCCTTTTATTTAA
- the trpB gene encoding tryptophan synthase subunit beta has protein sequence MKKGRFGQYGGQYIPETLMNAVQEVEKAYDYYKNDAQFNMELEDLYKNYAGRPSRLYYANKMTADLGGAKIYLKREDLNHTGSHKINNVLGQVLLAKKMGKTRVIAETGAGQHGVATATAAALMGLTCEVFMGKEDTDRQALNVFRMELLGAKVHPVTSGTMTLKDAVNETMREWTKRVDDTLYVLGSVMGPHPFPTIVRDFQKIISKEIKEQILEAEGRLPDAIIACVGGGSNAMGAFYEFIEDPSVRLIGCEAAGLGINTPKNAATIANGSEGIFHGMKSIFCQDEYGQIAPVYSISAGLDYPGIGPEHAMLYETGRASYVPVTDEEAVKAFEYLSRTEGIIPAIESAHAIAYATKLAPTLKKDAIIVINVSGRGDKDVAAIARYRGVNIYE, from the coding sequence ATGAAAAAAGGACGATTCGGACAATACGGCGGGCAATATATCCCCGAAACCTTAATGAATGCGGTACAGGAAGTAGAAAAGGCTTACGACTACTATAAAAATGATGCCCAGTTTAATATGGAATTAGAGGACTTATACAAAAACTATGCCGGCAGGCCCTCAAGATTGTATTATGCAAATAAAATGACAGCGGATTTAGGTGGTGCTAAGATATATCTAAAAAGAGAAGATTTAAACCATACCGGATCCCATAAGATAAATAATGTATTAGGTCAGGTTCTGCTAGCAAAAAAAATGGGCAAAACTAGAGTTATTGCAGAAACTGGTGCCGGACAGCATGGCGTCGCTACAGCTACCGCGGCTGCACTAATGGGACTTACCTGTGAAGTTTTTATGGGAAAAGAGGATACGGACAGGCAAGCATTAAACGTATTTCGTATGGAACTTCTTGGTGCAAAAGTGCATCCAGTTACCAGCGGAACTATGACCTTAAAGGATGCTGTCAATGAAACCATGAGAGAATGGACTAAAAGAGTGGACGATACCTTATATGTATTAGGATCAGTTATGGGGCCCCATCCCTTTCCGACCATTGTGCGAGACTTTCAAAAGATTATAAGTAAAGAAATAAAGGAACAGATATTAGAAGCAGAAGGAAGACTGCCGGATGCCATTATTGCCTGCGTTGGTGGTGGAAGTAATGCGATGGGAGCCTTTTATGAGTTTATAGAAGACCCTTCTGTCCGGTTAATTGGCTGTGAAGCAGCAGGGCTTGGTATAAACACTCCTAAAAATGCAGCTACCATTGCTAATGGCAGTGAAGGGATTTTTCATGGAATGAAATCTATCTTCTGCCAGGATGAATATGGACAGATTGCTCCGGTATATTCTATTTCTGCCGGACTTGACTATCCTGGCATAGGACCAGAGCATGCTATGCTGTATGAAACAGGTAGAGCTAGCTATGTTCCGGTAACAGATGAAGAGGCTGTGAAAGCTTTCGAATATCTTTCCAGGACAGAAGGAATCATTCCTGCAATTGAAAGTGCCCATGCAATAGCCTATGCAACAAAATTGGCACCAACCCTTAAGAAGGATGCAATTATTGTAATCAATGTATCCGGCCGGGGAGACAAAGATGTGGCAGCCATCGCAAGATACAGGGGGGTAAACATATATGAGTAG
- the trpC gene encoding indole-3-glycerol phosphate synthase TrpC yields the protein MILDKIAEATKLRIQREKATISLPEIIKQAKEFPVDTSFPFEKAFSNKNMHFICEVKKASPSKGIIADDFPYIQIAMEYESAGASGISVLTEPDFFLGKDCYLTQIKKKVTIPVLRKDFILEPYQIYQSKIIGADCILLICSLLAEETVKEYISLCDTLGLSALVEVHDEKEAYAAVRAGARIIGVNNRNLKTFEVDIHNSIRLRKHIPEHLICIAESGIKTSQDIKNLQTAGIDGTLIGETLMRSSDKKRMLDALRELL from the coding sequence ATGATACTGGATAAAATAGCAGAAGCTACTAAACTGCGGATTCAAAGGGAAAAAGCTACTATCTCTCTGCCTGAAATAATAAAGCAGGCTAAAGAATTTCCTGTAGACACTAGCTTTCCCTTTGAGAAAGCTTTTTCAAACAAAAATATGCATTTCATATGTGAAGTAAAAAAAGCTTCTCCTTCAAAAGGTATAATAGCAGATGATTTTCCTTACATCCAGATTGCAATGGAATATGAATCGGCTGGAGCGAGCGGCATCTCTGTATTAACAGAGCCGGATTTTTTTCTTGGAAAGGATTGTTACCTTACACAAATAAAGAAAAAGGTAACAATTCCAGTACTCCGAAAGGATTTTATACTGGAACCCTATCAAATCTATCAGTCAAAAATTATTGGCGCAGACTGTATTCTATTAATATGCTCCTTGTTAGCAGAAGAAACCGTAAAAGAATACATCAGCTTATGTGATACTTTAGGACTTTCTGCTTTAGTAGAGGTACATGATGAAAAGGAAGCGTATGCGGCAGTCCGTGCCGGTGCCAGGATAATAGGTGTCAATAACCGGAATTTAAAGACCTTTGAAGTTGATATTCACAACAGCATCCGTTTAAGAAAGCATATACCGGAACATCTAATATGTATCGCAGAAAGCGGAATAAAAACCTCTCAGGATATTAAAAATCTCCAAACTGCCGGGATTGACGGCACTTTAATTGGTGAGACCCTTATGAGAAGTTCTGATAAAAAGAGAATGCTAGATGCTTTAAGAGAACTCCTATAG
- a CDS encoding methyl-accepting chemotaxis protein, whose protein sequence is MKTKKKNFLQSLKISQKIVLSIMMIFIISIASQIMSDIYLQKAQKTADIITRDNIGDLIAYSDAYTFTLSMDGVAAKYYLTENTAVREQYKAIIDSCSEQARSSILQLQESMKNTENTEAIAELLKEYDEYYGKLVEGIQMTDAGNGQQAYSMFMSEMEPITIRMYEKLRNLNTYNKSLANNLLASLNTDKNAAMVIIVLSFVLTLTITIVVWLFIHANLVKPTIRAKKALQSITQDIEEGQGDLTKRINVEANDEIGELVQGINSFMAKLQKTISDIHFVSQDLKKNFQIFETGISKVIDNVADNSASMEEMSAGMEETAANIEEVNVSTSDVTQLIHIITNKADKGVTLADEISARAAELRQTSVEAQDSTKYMLQDIGQNVKVTIEKSKEVEEINMLTDTILDITAQTNLLALNAAIEAARAGEQGKGFAVVAGEIGHLAARSRETANQIQKISNSVIDAVRELAADSNRMLEFVESRVMNDYTEMVETGVKYDRDAQTVDQIMSEFKDTAEQLEKTMYEIMRSIDGVATIINESSNNVQTVAGNSENLFKDVELFQDALRDSTQSVENLNQAVIIFKNI, encoded by the coding sequence ATGAAAACAAAGAAAAAAAACTTTCTACAAAGTCTTAAAATTTCCCAGAAAATAGTACTTTCTATCATGATGATTTTTATCATTTCAATTGCTTCTCAAATAATGAGTGATATTTATTTACAAAAGGCTCAGAAAACTGCTGATATCATAACCAGAGATAATATCGGAGATTTAATCGCGTACAGTGATGCTTATACGTTTACTTTATCTATGGATGGAGTTGCTGCGAAATATTACTTAACAGAGAATACCGCTGTGAGAGAACAGTATAAGGCAATTATTGATTCTTGTTCGGAACAGGCTAGAAGCTCTATATTACAATTACAAGAAAGTATGAAGAATACAGAAAATACAGAAGCTATTGCAGAATTGCTGAAGGAATATGATGAGTACTATGGTAAACTGGTGGAAGGCATACAAATGACGGATGCTGGTAATGGCCAGCAGGCCTATAGTATGTTTATGTCCGAAATGGAGCCTATTACCATAAGAATGTATGAAAAATTAAGAAATCTAAATACGTACAATAAGTCGTTGGCCAATAATTTATTAGCAAGTCTTAATACAGACAAGAATGCTGCAATGGTAATTATCGTGTTAAGTTTTGTACTCACTTTAACCATTACTATAGTTGTATGGCTCTTCATACATGCTAATCTAGTGAAGCCAACCATACGAGCTAAGAAAGCACTGCAATCAATAACACAGGATATTGAAGAAGGCCAGGGCGATTTAACAAAACGTATAAACGTTGAAGCGAATGATGAGATCGGAGAACTTGTACAGGGTATCAATAGTTTTATGGCTAAATTGCAAAAAACAATATCTGATATACATTTTGTATCTCAAGACTTAAAGAAAAACTTTCAGATATTTGAAACCGGCATCAGCAAAGTGATTGATAATGTGGCTGATAATTCAGCATCTATGGAAGAAATGTCAGCAGGCATGGAGGAGACAGCCGCAAATATTGAAGAAGTAAATGTTTCTACCTCGGATGTAACACAGCTCATCCATATAATTACAAATAAAGCAGATAAAGGGGTCACTTTGGCAGATGAAATCAGTGCCCGTGCAGCAGAATTAAGACAAACTTCTGTAGAAGCTCAGGATTCAACTAAATATATGTTACAGGATATCGGTCAAAATGTGAAGGTAACCATAGAAAAGTCAAAAGAGGTTGAAGAAATTAATATGCTGACAGATACTATCCTGGATATTACCGCCCAGACAAATCTGCTCGCTCTGAATGCTGCCATTGAAGCTGCCAGAGCAGGAGAACAGGGAAAAGGCTTTGCCGTAGTAGCCGGAGAAATCGGACACTTAGCAGCTCGTTCCAGAGAAACCGCTAACCAGATACAAAAGATTAGCAACTCAGTAATTGATGCTGTTCGTGAGTTGGCAGCAGATTCGAACCGTATGCTTGAATTTGTTGAATCCAGAGTTATGAATGATTATACCGAAATGGTAGAGACCGGAGTAAAGTATGACCGGGATGCCCAGACAGTTGATCAGATTATGAGCGAATTCAAGGACACTGCAGAACAGCTGGAAAAAACTATGTATGAGATTATGCGTTCAATCGACGGTGTGGCAACTATAATAAATGAAAGCTCTAACAATGTGCAGACGGTTGCCGGAAACAGTGAAAACTTGTTTAAGGACGTGGAATTGTTCCAAGATGCTTTAAGAGACAGCACACAATCAGTAGAAAACCTAAATCAGGCAGTTATCATTTTTAAAAACATTTGA
- the trpE gene encoding anthranilate synthase component I: protein MTQSYNELKIYEKGYNLIPVCKEILSDFITPIQLLRKLANADNNYYLLESVEGGEKWGRYSFLGYNPLLRTYCKNGEVTIQKEGIERKISQPPFCALRSLLTEYKAPRIQTLPTFTGGLVGYFSYEMIGYTEPKLKLKSSDFHDFDLMLFDKVIVFDHLKQKIIVIANYKAEEGKTGYDKALEEIDGIIELIYKGKPLPFEAVMETPDFTCNTSMESYLGMVERTRRYIREGDIFQAVISRRFEAAYHSSLFNAYRILRTTNPSPYMYFMQCGEIQIAGASPETMIKLEDKKLTTFPVAGTRPRGKDADEDLELEKDLMADAKELSEHNMLVDLARNDVGRIAKYSSVKVEDYMKIHRFSKVMHIASVVTGELEDSKDGCDTISALLPAGTLSGAPKFRACEIIDELEPSARGIYGGAIGYLDFSGNLDVCIAIRTAVKKEGKVYVQAGAGIVADSIAEKEYEECASKAGAVMEAIRKASEVTE, encoded by the coding sequence ATGACCCAAAGTTATAATGAACTTAAAATTTACGAAAAAGGTTACAACTTAATTCCGGTATGTAAAGAAATCTTATCTGACTTTATTACACCAATCCAATTACTGAGGAAATTAGCTAATGCAGATAATAATTACTATCTGCTGGAAAGTGTGGAAGGCGGAGAGAAATGGGGAAGATATTCCTTTTTAGGCTATAACCCCTTGCTGCGGACTTATTGTAAAAATGGTGAGGTTACAATACAGAAAGAGGGAATTGAACGTAAAATCTCACAGCCGCCGTTTTGTGCCCTGCGTAGTCTTTTGACAGAATATAAGGCACCTAGAATACAAACACTTCCAACCTTTACTGGTGGCTTAGTTGGTTATTTTTCCTATGAGATGATTGGCTATACTGAGCCAAAGTTAAAGCTAAAATCCAGTGATTTTCATGATTTTGACCTAATGTTGTTTGACAAAGTAATTGTATTTGACCACTTAAAACAAAAAATTATTGTAATTGCAAATTACAAAGCAGAAGAGGGTAAAACAGGATATGATAAAGCCTTAGAAGAAATTGACGGTATTATAGAATTAATTTATAAAGGCAAACCTTTACCTTTTGAAGCGGTTATGGAGACACCTGATTTTACATGTAATACCTCTATGGAATCTTATTTGGGTATGGTTGAAAGAACAAGGCGATACATAAGAGAAGGGGATATCTTTCAAGCAGTAATTTCCAGAAGATTTGAAGCTGCGTATCACTCCAGTCTATTCAATGCATATAGAATTTTAAGAACCACCAACCCTTCACCTTATATGTACTTCATGCAATGCGGGGAGATCCAGATTGCCGGTGCTTCTCCTGAAACCATGATTAAGCTGGAAGACAAAAAGCTTACAACCTTTCCGGTAGCCGGTACTAGACCCAGGGGGAAAGATGCCGATGAGGACTTGGAGCTTGAAAAGGATTTAATGGCAGATGCGAAAGAACTATCTGAACACAATATGTTGGTAGACCTGGCAAGAAATGATGTTGGGAGAATCGCAAAATATTCCAGTGTCAAGGTTGAGGATTATATGAAAATACACCGTTTTTCAAAAGTCATGCATATTGCCTCCGTTGTAACCGGTGAATTAGAAGATAGTAAGGATGGCTGTGATACCATAAGTGCACTGCTTCCCGCCGGAACCTTATCTGGTGCACCGAAATTTAGGGCATGTGAGATTATTGATGAATTAGAACCCAGCGCCCGGGGGATATATGGTGGTGCTATTGGTTACCTGGACTTTTCAGGAAATCTAGATGTATGTATTGCCATCCGTACCGCTGTGAAAAAAGAGGGTAAAGTCTACGTTCAGGCTGGAGCAGGTATTGTTGCTGACAGCATTGCAGAAAAGGAATACGAAGAATGTGCAAGTAAAGCCGGCGCTGTGATGGAGGCAATTAGAAAAGCAAGTGAGGTGACAGAATAA
- the trpD gene encoding anthranilate phosphoribosyltransferase encodes MIKEAIYKLTNKENLSYEMAEGVMDEIMSGEASGIHMGAYLTGLRMKGETIDEISASAAGMRKHCTRLLHNMDVLEIVGTGGDEAFTFNISTTAALVVSATGIPVAKHGNRSVSSKCGAADVLEALGVNIMISPAQSAEILKEIGLCFMFAQTYHTAMKYVAPVRRELGIRTIFNILGPLANPAGANMQLLGVYDETLVEPLAKVLANLGVKRAMVVYGKDGLDEISLSAPTVCCEIRDGKLTSYVLEPEQLGLTRCYNNDLTGGGPLENAEITKAILRGEKGPKRDAVLLNAAASIYIVKDNITLKEALALAKEAIDSNRAALQLEQFVKLTNQLKNE; translated from the coding sequence ATGATAAAGGAAGCAATTTATAAACTTACCAATAAGGAAAACTTATCTTATGAAATGGCAGAAGGTGTTATGGACGAAATAATGAGCGGTGAAGCCTCTGGAATTCACATGGGTGCATATCTTACCGGACTTCGTATGAAAGGTGAAACCATTGATGAAATTTCAGCCAGTGCAGCAGGAATGCGAAAGCACTGTACCCGCCTGCTTCATAACATGGATGTGCTAGAAATTGTAGGTACCGGCGGTGATGAGGCTTTTACATTTAATATTTCTACTACGGCCGCCTTAGTTGTATCAGCAACAGGCATCCCGGTAGCAAAACACGGTAACAGAAGTGTATCCTCAAAATGCGGTGCGGCAGATGTCCTAGAAGCACTTGGCGTAAATATCATGATTAGCCCGGCACAGAGTGCGGAGATACTGAAAGAAATCGGATTATGCTTTATGTTTGCCCAGACTTACCATACAGCAATGAAATATGTTGCACCTGTAAGAAGAGAACTAGGCATTCGAACGATTTTTAACATTTTAGGTCCCCTTGCTAACCCTGCCGGAGCAAATATGCAGCTGCTGGGTGTATATGATGAAACTTTGGTTGAGCCTCTTGCTAAAGTACTTGCTAATCTGGGAGTAAAAAGAGCGATGGTAGTTTATGGGAAGGATGGTCTAGATGAAATATCATTAAGTGCCCCTACTGTATGCTGTGAAATTCGTGACGGAAAACTTACCTCCTATGTACTGGAACCGGAGCAGCTTGGACTTACAAGGTGTTATAACAATGACTTAACCGGCGGTGGTCCTTTAGAAAACGCTGAAATTACTAAAGCCATCTTAAGAGGTGAAAAAGGACCAAAACGCGATGCGGTTTTGTTAAACGCCGCCGCTTCTATCTATATTGTGAAAGATAATATAACCTTAAAAGAAGCCCTTGCTCTCGCAAAAGAGGCAATAGACAGTAATAGGGCCGCGTTGCAGTTGGAGCAATTTGTAAAACTGACAAACCAACTTAAAAATGAGTAA
- a CDS encoding phosphoribosylanthranilate isomerase, translating to MTKIKICGLKTLKDIQAVNKYMPDYIGFVFAESKRKIDLATARLLRKNLSSDIRSVGVFVNAPIAFIQELYKENIIDMIQLHGDEDLTYIHELNETLNAPVIKAIRVQSQKQLLSVKNFPSAYLLLDTYHKNQYGGSGISFNRSLIPKDYRAFFLAGGLNAENIKEAISDCRPYCIDISSGVETEGAKDEEKIREVIKIVKGL from the coding sequence ATGACTAAAATCAAAATATGCGGATTAAAAACGCTTAAAGATATTCAGGCAGTGAATAAATATATGCCGGATTATATCGGTTTTGTTTTTGCTGAAAGCAAGCGTAAAATTGATTTAGCTACAGCACGCCTTCTAAGAAAAAATTTATCTTCTGATATCCGGTCTGTTGGAGTATTCGTAAATGCTCCCATTGCTTTTATACAGGAGCTATATAAAGAAAATATTATTGATATGATACAACTCCACGGTGATGAAGATTTGACTTATATTCATGAATTAAACGAAACCTTGAATGCTCCTGTTATCAAAGCAATTAGAGTACAATCTCAAAAACAATTACTTAGTGTAAAAAACTTTCCCTCTGCTTATTTATTGCTGGATACTTATCATAAGAATCAGTATGGCGGCAGTGGTATATCTTTTAACCGAAGCCTTATTCCCAAGGATTACAGAGCCTTCTTCTTAGCCGGAGGACTGAATGCAGAAAATATAAAGGAGGCTATTTCGGATTGCAGACCTTATTGTATTGATATCAGCAGTGGTGTAGAAACAGAAGGAGCTAAAGATGAAGAAAAAATACGAGAGGTAATTAAAATCGTTAAAGGTTTATAA